In a genomic window of Rhodovulum sp. P5:
- a CDS encoding hydrogenase expression/formation C-terminal domain-containing protein — translation MPDPVVLSLLAELARHLDHLALTGEPAAIDLRSLPITPQGRERLEATLGRGEVTATIQSGGRSEVAETAYPGLWWVRHLGAGDRLLTERLEIATVPEALAAAPADIAAASARLAATLNALSEGEETHVTS, via the coding sequence ATGCCTGACCCGGTGGTCCTCAGCCTTCTGGCCGAACTCGCCCGGCATCTGGACCACCTTGCCCTTACCGGTGAACCCGCCGCAATCGACCTGCGCAGTCTGCCGATCACGCCCCAGGGCCGCGAACGGCTTGAGGCGACGCTTGGCCGGGGGGAGGTGACGGCCACCATTCAGTCCGGCGGCCGGTCAGAAGTGGCGGAAACCGCCTATCCCGGGCTCTGGTGGGTGCGGCATCTGGGGGCGGGGGACCGCCTGCTGACCGAACGTCTTGAGATTGCCACGGTGCCAGAGGCGTTGGCCGCCGCACCGGCCGACATCGCCGCCGCATCCGCGCGGCTGGCCGCCACGCTGAACGCCCTGTCCGAGGGGGAGGAGACCCATGTCACATCATGA
- a CDS encoding hydrogenase maturation protease, giving the protein MSGERSTLVLGVGNSLLSDDGVGLHVLDAVRARDLPPDILLCDGGTIGLALLGEVAAAAALIAVDACNMGAAPGELRVFEGVAMDAMLRGTKRSAHEVALADLLDAARLTGALPAHRALVAIQPVSTEWGLEPTPEVAAAVPLAVDAVMHLHRTWSLTDA; this is encoded by the coding sequence ATGTCGGGAGAACGGTCCACGCTTGTGCTGGGGGTTGGCAACAGCCTGCTGTCCGATGACGGGGTCGGGCTGCATGTGCTTGACGCGGTTCGGGCGCGTGACCTGCCCCCGGACATTCTTTTATGCGATGGCGGCACCATCGGTCTTGCCCTGCTGGGCGAGGTCGCTGCCGCCGCGGCGCTGATTGCTGTCGATGCCTGCAACATGGGCGCTGCGCCCGGAGAGTTGCGTGTGTTTGAGGGCGTCGCGATGGATGCGATGCTCCGCGGCACCAAACGCTCTGCACATGAGGTGGCACTGGCCGATCTCTTGGATGCCGCACGCCTGACGGGGGCCTTGCCCGCGCACCGGGCGCTGGTCGCCATTCAGCCCGTTTCGACGGAATGGGGGCTTGAGCCGACACCGGAGGTCGCCGCGGCGGTGCCCCTTGCCGTCGATGCGGTTATGCACCTTCACCGGACATGGAGTTTGACCGATGCCTGA
- a CDS encoding HypC/HybG/HupF family hydrogenase formation chaperone has protein sequence MGIPMRVVKVDGLTAKCEAKGICRDVSLWMLQHETVAPGDHLLTHLDNAVRKITEDEARETWALLDLVLTASGPAQPA, from the coding sequence ATGGGGATTCCGATGCGTGTGGTGAAGGTCGACGGCCTGACCGCAAAGTGCGAGGCAAAGGGAATCTGCCGGGATGTCTCGCTCTGGATGCTTCAGCACGAGACCGTCGCGCCCGGGGACCACCTGCTGACCCATCTCGACAATGCCGTTCGAAAAATCACGGAAGACGAGGCGCGGGAAACCTGGGCGCTGCTGGATCTTGTGCTAACCGCATCGGGCCCGGCCCAACCGGCTTAG
- a CDS encoding Bax inhibitor-1/YccA family protein, producing the protein MADYNTIRAGQAGVRTAQIDEGLRAHMNKVYGTMSVGLLVTAAAAWAISGLAVTTDPTGAVAQISADKYLTGLGQALYASPLKWLIMFAPLLFVFGFSAGINRMSASTAQTVFYVFAAVMGLSLSSIFLVFTGISIVQTFLITAIAFAGLSLWGYTTKKDISGWGSFLIMGVIGLVVASIVNIFLQSPAVMFAVSILGVLIFAGLTAYDTQRIKTDYIQHAQMADSEWLGKSAIMGALNLYLDFINLFMFLLQFLGNRE; encoded by the coding sequence ATGGCTGACTACAACACGATCCGCGCCGGTCAGGCAGGTGTCCGCACCGCGCAGATCGACGAGGGCCTTCGCGCCCACATGAACAAGGTCTACGGCACCATGTCGGTGGGCCTTCTGGTGACCGCGGCCGCGGCCTGGGCGATTTCGGGCCTTGCGGTAACGACCGACCCCACCGGCGCCGTCGCGCAAATCAGTGCTGACAAATACCTGACCGGGCTGGGTCAGGCGCTTTATGCATCGCCGCTGAAATGGCTGATCATGTTCGCGCCGCTGCTGTTCGTGTTCGGCTTCAGCGCCGGCATCAACCGCATGTCGGCCTCGACCGCGCAAACCGTGTTCTACGTGTTCGCGGCCGTCATGGGTCTGTCGCTCAGCTCGATCTTCCTGGTGTTCACCGGCATTTCGATCGTGCAGACCTTCCTGATCACGGCGATCGCGTTCGCGGGCCTGTCGCTTTGGGGGTACACCACCAAGAAGGACATCTCCGGCTGGGGGTCGTTCCTGATCATGGGCGTGATCGGTCTGGTCGTGGCGTCCATCGTGAACATCTTCCTGCAGTCGCCTGCGGTCATGTTCGCGGTGTCGATCCTCGGCGTGCTGATCTTCGCGGGCCTGACCGCCTACGACACGCAGCGGATCAAGACGGACTACATCCAGCACGCGCAGATGGCCGATAGCGAATGGTTGGGCAAGTCGGCGATCATGGGGGCGCTGAACCTCTATCTCGACTTCATCAACCTGTTCATGTTCCTGTTGCAGTTCCTCGGCAACCGGGAGTGA